Proteins encoded together in one Synechococcus sp. A15-62 window:
- the smpB gene encoding SsrA-binding protein SmpB, giving the protein MAKGGAKKAAAAAARAAAIRMLADNRQARHQYEILETLETGIELVGTEVKSIRNGKANLRDGFCLIRNGELQLHNVHISPHTHAGSYFNHDPLRTRKLLAHRREIDKLRGLVDQKGLTLIPLNIHLKGSWIKLTIGLGKGRKLHDKRAAEKEKQSKKDVKAAMERY; this is encoded by the coding sequence ATGGCCAAGGGAGGAGCGAAAAAAGCAGCCGCAGCCGCGGCACGTGCCGCCGCCATTCGCATGCTGGCGGACAACCGGCAGGCACGGCACCAGTACGAAATCCTCGAAACCCTCGAAACCGGCATCGAGCTGGTGGGCACCGAGGTGAAGTCGATCCGCAACGGCAAGGCCAACCTGCGGGATGGCTTCTGCCTGATCCGCAATGGGGAGCTGCAGTTGCACAACGTGCACATCTCACCCCATACCCACGCCGGCAGTTACTTCAACCACGACCCGCTGCGCACCCGCAAACTGCTGGCCCATCGCCGTGAGATCGACAAGCTGCGCGGCCTGGTGGATCAGAAAGGCCTGACACTGATCCCCCTCAACATTCACCTCAAGGGGTCCTGGATCAAGCTCACCATCGGACTGGGCAAAGGGCGCAAGTTGCACGACAAGCGCGCCGCCGAAAAGGAAAAGCAATCCAAGAAGGACGTGAAAGCAGCGATGGAGCGCTACTGA
- a CDS encoding HEAT repeat domain-containing protein, with protein sequence MSETDPQRPDLEVVRQAIASGDPVKAMPAITQLRHCSDAEAVPLLVLGTEQKPFLVRSLSCSGLGYKRTEQGWAVLSALIAADEDPNVRAEAANALASYGVERAWPLLRSAFEADAAWLVRCSILSALAEQPEIDLTWLLELATMAIADADAIVRVSGAEILSRIVREAANASIGAKARGLLQSLQQDCDHRVVAAVLNGLQAS encoded by the coding sequence ATGAGTGAGACCGATCCGCAACGTCCTGATCTTGAGGTGGTCCGCCAGGCCATTGCCAGTGGTGATCCGGTGAAGGCGATGCCGGCGATCACGCAGCTTCGTCATTGCTCTGACGCTGAGGCGGTGCCGTTGCTGGTGCTGGGCACGGAGCAGAAGCCCTTTCTGGTGCGTTCCTTGAGCTGCAGTGGTCTGGGCTATAAGCGCACCGAACAGGGTTGGGCTGTGCTGAGTGCGTTGATCGCAGCCGATGAAGACCCCAATGTTCGAGCTGAGGCAGCCAATGCTTTGGCCAGCTACGGGGTGGAGCGGGCCTGGCCTTTGCTGCGTTCGGCCTTTGAAGCCGATGCCGCCTGGTTGGTGCGTTGCAGCATCCTGTCCGCCCTGGCAGAACAGCCGGAGATCGATCTCACCTGGCTGCTGGAGCTGGCCACCATGGCCATCGCTGATGCTGATGCCATCGTGCGGGTCAGTGGAGCCGAGATCCTCAGTCGGATCGTCCGGGAAGCCGCCAATGCCTCCATCGGGGCCAAGGCCCGAGGTCTGTTGCAATCCCTGCAGCAGGATTGCGATCACCGGGTGGTCGCTGCCGTGCTCAATGGGTTGCAAGCCAGCTGA
- the acpP gene encoding acyl carrier protein: MSQEAILEKVRSIVAEQLSVDSGEVKPESNFQNDLGADSLDTVELVMALEEAFDIEIPDEAAEGITTVGDAVKYIEDKQA; encoded by the coding sequence ATGTCTCAGGAAGCGATTCTCGAAAAGGTGCGCTCGATCGTTGCGGAGCAACTGAGCGTTGACTCCGGCGAAGTGAAGCCCGAATCCAACTTCCAGAACGATCTGGGTGCTGATTCTCTGGACACCGTGGAACTCGTGATGGCCCTGGAAGAGGCTTTCGACATCGAGATCCCCGACGAAGCAGCTGAAGGCATCACCACCGTTGGCGACGCCGTCAAGTACATCGAAGACAAGCAGGCCTGA
- a CDS encoding tetratricopeptide repeat protein, whose product MNRFLVLLMSLVLALPVQALDLQGLYEQALTASRQGDFVEALPLWDRFLEQAPEDAAALSNRGNVRLALGDASGAIDDQSASMALAPEESDPHLNRGTAEEALQDWSAAAEDYLWILERDPQDASALYNLANVRGSQGDWPEARELYGQAALARPGFAMARSSEALAAWQAGDLDWAEAELRKLIRRYPLFADARAALSGLLWREGSSGEAESHWAAAAGLDQRYRQADWLQQVRRWPPQPTADLMAFLALEAS is encoded by the coding sequence ATGAACCGATTTCTCGTCCTGTTGATGAGTCTGGTGCTGGCCCTGCCGGTACAGGCCCTGGATCTTCAGGGGCTCTACGAGCAGGCGCTGACGGCAAGCCGTCAGGGGGATTTTGTGGAGGCGCTGCCCCTGTGGGACCGCTTTCTGGAGCAGGCTCCAGAGGATGCAGCAGCACTGAGCAACCGCGGCAATGTGCGTCTGGCCCTTGGGGATGCGTCTGGGGCAATCGACGACCAGAGCGCTTCGATGGCTCTGGCGCCAGAGGAAAGTGATCCGCACCTGAATCGCGGCACGGCGGAGGAAGCCCTTCAGGACTGGTCCGCTGCGGCTGAGGACTATCTCTGGATCCTGGAGCGCGATCCGCAGGATGCCTCGGCCCTCTACAACCTCGCCAATGTGCGCGGCTCGCAAGGCGACTGGCCTGAGGCGCGTGAGCTATACGGCCAGGCTGCCCTCGCCCGCCCCGGCTTCGCCATGGCCCGTTCCAGCGAGGCCCTCGCGGCCTGGCAGGCAGGAGATCTCGATTGGGCGGAGGCGGAATTGCGCAAACTGATTCGCCGCTATCCCTTGTTCGCTGACGCACGGGCAGCCCTCAGCGGCTTGCTCTGGCGTGAAGGATCCAGTGGTGAAGCCGAAAGTCACTGGGCCGCGGCGGCCGGACTGGATCAGCGTTACCGCCAGGCTGACTGGCTGCAGCAGGTGCGCCGTTGGCCACCGCAGCCGACGGCGGACCTGATGGCGTTCCTGGCCTTGGAGGCGTCCTGA
- a CDS encoding amidohydrolase → MTQVQDLSDRLSRELPELLELRRHLHAHPELSGEEHQTAALVAGELRQLGWRVREGVGRTGVVAELGPDHGPTVGLRVDMDALPVEERTGLSYASTRQGLMHACGHDLHTCTGLGVARLLAQEPSLTARVRLLFQPAEELAQGAVWMRDAGAVEGLDALYGLHVVPNLPVGTVGIRRGCLTAAAGELEILVQGEGGHGARPHQSVDAVWLAARVITELQQTIARRLDALQPVVISFGKVEGGRAFNVIADQVRLLGTVRCLDLQQHAQLPAWIDETVQGICASGGGTAVVNYRCIAPPVHNDPQLTTLLERCAVECLGRDKVLPVEQPSLGAEDFAELLRDVPGMMVRLGVAGPEGCAPLHNGAFSLEEDALGVGIAILTATVLAWITENTSA, encoded by the coding sequence ATGACTCAAGTCCAGGACCTCTCCGATCGACTCAGCCGTGAGCTGCCTGAGCTGCTGGAGCTGCGCCGGCATCTGCATGCCCACCCCGAACTCAGCGGCGAGGAACACCAAACGGCTGCCCTGGTCGCCGGTGAACTACGTCAGCTGGGTTGGCGCGTGCGCGAGGGGGTTGGCCGTACGGGGGTGGTGGCCGAATTGGGGCCTGATCACGGCCCCACCGTGGGCTTGCGGGTGGATATGGATGCCCTACCCGTAGAGGAGCGCACCGGGCTGAGTTATGCCTCCACCCGGCAGGGTCTGATGCACGCCTGTGGCCACGACTTGCACACCTGCACAGGCCTTGGGGTGGCGCGGTTGCTGGCCCAGGAGCCGTCTTTGACAGCCCGGGTGCGCTTGCTGTTTCAACCCGCAGAAGAGTTGGCCCAGGGCGCCGTGTGGATGCGGGACGCGGGGGCGGTGGAGGGCCTCGATGCCTTGTATGGGCTCCATGTCGTGCCGAATCTGCCTGTGGGCACGGTGGGTATCCGCAGGGGCTGTCTCACCGCGGCGGCCGGAGAGCTGGAGATCCTGGTGCAGGGAGAAGGTGGCCATGGTGCCCGTCCCCATCAGTCGGTGGATGCGGTTTGGCTGGCGGCTCGGGTGATCACAGAGCTTCAGCAGACCATCGCCCGTCGCTTGGACGCCTTACAGCCGGTGGTGATCAGTTTCGGCAAGGTGGAGGGCGGTCGCGCCTTCAACGTGATTGCCGATCAGGTGCGTTTGCTGGGCACGGTGCGCTGTCTGGATCTGCAGCAGCACGCTCAGTTGCCAGCCTGGATTGATGAGACGGTGCAGGGAATCTGTGCCAGTGGAGGGGGTACGGCTGTGGTGAATTACCGCTGCATTGCACCACCGGTGCACAACGACCCGCAGCTCACGACCTTGCTCGAACGCTGCGCGGTGGAGTGTCTGGGGCGAGACAAGGTGCTGCCGGTGGAGCAACCTTCCCTGGGGGCGGAAGACTTTGCCGAGCTGCTGCGGGATGTGCCGGGAATGATGGTGCGGCTGGGCGTGGCTGGGCCCGAGGGGTGTGCGCCGCTGCACAACGGAGCGTTCTCACTGGAGGAAGACGCTCTCGGTGTTGGCATTGCGATTCTCACGGCCACCGTGCTGGCGTGGATCACGGAGAACACCTCGGCATGA
- the tkt gene encoding transketolase, protein MVAAPASLDTLCINSIRMLAVDAINKSNSGHPGLPMGCAPMGYALWDKFLNHNPKNPKWFNRDRFVLSAGHGCMLLYALLHLTGYDSVTIEDIKQFRQWGSKTPGHPETFETPGVEVTTGPLGAGISNAVGLAIAESHLAAKFNKADATVVDHYTYVIMGDGCNQEGVSSEAASLAGHLKLGKLIALYDDNSITIDGRTDVSFTEDVLKRYEAYGWHVQHVAEGNTDVDAIAKAIEAAKAVTDKPSIIKVTTTIGYGSPNKADTAGVHGAALGEEEAALTRQQLGWDYAPFEIPQDAYDQFRQAIDRGASLEAEWNQTLATYRTKYPTEAAEFERMLRGELPEGWDKDLPTYTPEDGGLATRKHSQICLGALGPNLPELIGGSADLTHSNYTDIKGETGSYQASSPEKRYLHFGVREHAMAAILNGIAYHNSGLIPYGGTFLVFADYMRGSMRLSALSMLGVIYVLTHDSIGVGEDGPTHQPIETIPSLRAMPGMLVFRPGDGNETSGAYKVAIQNRNRPSSLCLSRQGMANQANSSIDKVALGGYVLEDCAGTPDLILIGTGTELDLCVQAAKQLTAEGKKVRVVSMPCVELFDEQTDAYKEEVLPNAVRKRMVVEAAESFGWHRFIGLDGDSVTMNRFGASAPGGTCLKEFGFTVENVVAKAKALLG, encoded by the coding sequence ATGGTCGCTGCGCCCGCGTCACTCGACACGCTCTGCATCAACAGCATTCGGATGCTGGCTGTCGACGCCATCAACAAGTCCAACAGCGGCCACCCCGGCCTGCCGATGGGCTGCGCACCCATGGGATATGCCCTCTGGGACAAGTTCCTCAACCACAACCCCAAGAACCCCAAGTGGTTCAACCGCGACCGCTTCGTGCTGTCTGCCGGTCACGGCTGCATGCTGCTCTACGCGCTGCTGCACCTCACCGGCTACGACTCGGTGACGATCGAGGACATCAAGCAGTTCCGCCAGTGGGGCTCCAAGACTCCCGGTCACCCCGAAACCTTTGAAACCCCCGGCGTTGAAGTGACCACCGGCCCCCTGGGTGCCGGCATCTCCAACGCTGTGGGCCTGGCCATCGCTGAATCCCACCTGGCCGCCAAATTCAACAAGGCCGACGCCACCGTCGTGGATCACTACACCTACGTGATCATGGGCGACGGCTGCAACCAAGAAGGTGTCTCTTCTGAGGCTGCTTCCCTGGCTGGTCACCTGAAGCTGGGCAAGCTGATCGCGCTGTACGACGACAACAGCATCACCATCGACGGCCGCACCGACGTGTCCTTCACCGAGGACGTGCTGAAGCGCTACGAGGCCTACGGCTGGCACGTGCAGCACGTGGCGGAAGGCAACACCGATGTGGATGCCATCGCCAAGGCAATCGAGGCTGCCAAGGCTGTGACCGACAAGCCGTCGATCATCAAGGTGACCACCACCATCGGCTACGGCTCCCCCAACAAGGCGGACACCGCCGGTGTGCACGGTGCTGCCCTGGGTGAAGAGGAAGCAGCTCTGACCCGTCAGCAACTGGGTTGGGACTATGCACCCTTCGAAATTCCCCAGGACGCCTACGACCAGTTCCGCCAAGCCATTGACCGTGGCGCCAGCCTCGAGGCCGAGTGGAACCAGACCCTGGCCACTTACCGCACCAAGTACCCCACGGAAGCCGCCGAGTTCGAGCGGATGCTGCGCGGAGAGCTACCCGAGGGTTGGGACAAGGACCTGCCCACCTACACCCCGGAAGATGGTGGCCTGGCCACCCGGAAGCACTCCCAAATCTGCCTGGGTGCCCTGGGACCCAACCTGCCCGAGCTCATTGGCGGCTCCGCTGACCTCACCCACTCCAATTACACGGACATCAAGGGTGAAACCGGCTCTTACCAGGCCAGCAGCCCTGAGAAGCGCTACCTGCACTTCGGTGTGCGCGAGCACGCCATGGCCGCCATCCTCAACGGCATCGCGTATCACAACAGTGGTCTGATCCCCTACGGCGGCACCTTCCTGGTGTTCGCCGACTACATGCGCGGCTCCATGCGCCTATCTGCCCTGAGCATGCTGGGTGTGATCTACGTGCTCACCCACGACTCCATCGGCGTCGGCGAAGACGGCCCCACCCACCAGCCAATCGAAACCATCCCATCGCTCCGCGCGATGCCAGGGATGTTGGTGTTCCGCCCTGGCGACGGCAACGAGACCAGTGGTGCTTACAAGGTGGCGATCCAAAACCGAAATCGTCCCAGTTCCCTCTGCCTCAGCCGTCAGGGCATGGCCAACCAGGCCAACTCCTCGATCGACAAGGTGGCACTTGGTGGCTACGTGCTCGAAGACTGCGCGGGCACTCCCGATCTGATTTTGATCGGTACCGGCACCGAGCTCGACCTCTGCGTTCAGGCCGCCAAACAGCTCACCGCTGAAGGCAAAAAGGTGCGTGTGGTTTCCATGCCTTGCGTCGAGCTGTTCGACGAGCAGACCGATGCCTACAAGGAGGAAGTGCTCCCCAACGCTGTGCGCAAGCGCATGGTGGTGGAAGCCGCCGAGTCCTTCGGCTGGCACCGCTTCATCGGCCTGGATGGCGACAGCGTCACCATGAACCGCTTCGGTGCTTCCGCCCCCGGCGGCACCTGCCTGAAGGAATTCGGCTTCACGGTGGAGAACGTGGTTGCTAAAGCCAAGGCTCTGCTCGGCTGA
- the fabF gene encoding beta-ketoacyl-ACP synthase II — MVDGLHRVVITGLGAVTPIGNTVQDYWNGLTSGSNGVDAITLFDASAHACRFAAEVKDFDPSGFIEPKEAKRWDRFCKFGVVAAKQAVAHAGLEINDANADRIGTIIGSGVGGLLTMETQAHVLEGKGPGRVSPFTVPMMIPNMATGLAAIALGTKGPSSAVATACAAGSNAVGDAFRLLQLGNADAMVCGGAESAITPLGVAGFASAKALSFRNDDPATASRPFDKERDGFVIGEGAGVLVLETLEHAQARGATILGEVVGYGMTCDAHHITSPTPGGVGGAEAMRLALADGGIDPSEIDYVNAHGTSTPANDKNETSAIKSALGDRALQIPVSSTKSMTGHLLGGSGGIEAVACVLALQHGVVPPTINHTTRDPDCDLDVVPNQARDQTLGTVLSNSFGFGGHNVCLAFKRAS, encoded by the coding sequence ATGGTGGATGGTCTCCATCGCGTCGTCATCACCGGCCTCGGCGCGGTCACACCGATCGGCAACACGGTTCAGGACTACTGGAACGGCCTCACCTCCGGCAGCAACGGAGTGGACGCCATCACCCTGTTCGATGCATCCGCACACGCCTGCCGCTTTGCGGCGGAGGTGAAGGATTTCGATCCGTCCGGCTTCATCGAACCGAAGGAAGCCAAGCGCTGGGATCGGTTCTGCAAGTTCGGCGTGGTGGCAGCCAAACAGGCTGTGGCCCATGCCGGCCTTGAAATCAACGACGCAAATGCGGATCGGATCGGCACGATCATCGGCTCCGGCGTCGGCGGTCTCCTAACGATGGAGACGCAGGCCCACGTGTTGGAGGGCAAAGGCCCCGGACGCGTCAGCCCGTTCACGGTGCCGATGATGATCCCAAACATGGCCACTGGCCTCGCCGCCATTGCCCTGGGCACCAAAGGCCCCAGCTCCGCGGTGGCCACTGCCTGTGCTGCCGGTTCCAATGCCGTTGGCGATGCCTTCCGGTTGCTGCAGCTGGGCAACGCCGACGCGATGGTGTGCGGTGGAGCCGAATCAGCGATCACTCCTCTGGGGGTGGCCGGCTTCGCCAGCGCCAAAGCCCTCTCATTCCGCAACGACGATCCGGCCACGGCCAGCCGTCCGTTCGATAAAGAGCGGGATGGCTTTGTGATCGGAGAGGGCGCCGGCGTGCTGGTGCTCGAAACCCTCGAGCACGCCCAGGCCCGTGGCGCCACAATCCTCGGCGAAGTGGTGGGTTACGGCATGACCTGCGATGCCCACCACATCACCTCACCCACGCCGGGCGGCGTCGGTGGTGCGGAGGCGATGCGCCTGGCCCTGGCCGATGGCGGCATTGATCCCTCCGAGATCGACTACGTCAACGCCCACGGCACCAGCACACCGGCGAACGACAAGAACGAAACCTCGGCGATCAAAAGCGCCCTGGGTGATCGGGCGCTGCAGATTCCGGTGAGCTCCACTAAATCGATGACCGGCCACCTGCTGGGTGGCTCCGGCGGCATCGAGGCCGTGGCCTGCGTGCTGGCGCTGCAACACGGCGTCGTGCCCCCCACGATCAACCACACCACCCGGGATCCCGACTGTGATCTGGATGTCGTGCCCAATCAGGCGCGGGATCAGACACTGGGAACCGTGCTGTCCAACTCCTTCGGCTTCGGCGGCCACAACGTCTGCCTGGCCTTCAAACGCGCCAGCTGA
- the ruvB gene encoding Holliday junction branch migration DNA helicase RuvB encodes MAIVSSSSGRKPPRRPEALVDPQPAPEEVVSRPEDKLRPQHLDDYIGQSELKQVLGIAVKAALGRGDALDHVLLYGPPGLGKTTMAMVLAQEMGVQCKVTSAPALERPRDIVGLLVNLQPRDLLFIDEIHRLSRVAEELLYPAMEDRRLDLTVGKGSTARTRSLDLPPFTLVGATTRAGSLSSPLRDRFGLIQRLEFYGHDDLEAIVERTARLIGVTLTPQARSSIAASCRGTPRIANRLLRRVRDVASVRGGSGGAIDQALVGEALSLHRVDHRGLDASDRRLLQLLIDHHGGGPVGLETLAAALGDDPVTLETVVEPFLLQQGLLMRTPRGRMVTDAARSHLAEAA; translated from the coding sequence ATGGCGATTGTCTCCTCCAGCTCCGGTCGCAAACCACCACGCCGCCCTGAAGCGCTGGTGGACCCCCAGCCGGCACCTGAAGAGGTGGTGAGTCGGCCGGAAGACAAGCTTCGGCCCCAGCACCTGGACGACTACATCGGCCAGAGCGAGCTCAAGCAGGTGCTGGGCATTGCGGTGAAAGCGGCCCTGGGTCGTGGGGATGCCCTGGATCATGTGCTGCTCTATGGCCCGCCGGGTTTGGGCAAAACCACCATGGCCATGGTGTTGGCCCAAGAAATGGGGGTGCAGTGCAAGGTCACCAGTGCACCGGCCTTGGAACGCCCGCGCGACATCGTCGGGTTGTTGGTCAACCTGCAGCCCCGTGATCTGCTGTTCATTGACGAGATTCATCGCCTGAGCCGGGTGGCGGAGGAGCTGCTCTATCCAGCAATGGAAGACCGTCGCCTCGATCTCACCGTGGGCAAGGGCAGCACCGCGCGCACCCGTTCCCTCGACCTGCCGCCCTTCACCCTCGTGGGGGCGACCACTCGCGCCGGATCGCTGAGCTCCCCGCTGCGGGACCGGTTTGGCCTGATCCAGCGGTTGGAGTTTTATGGCCATGACGACCTGGAAGCGATCGTCGAGCGCACCGCCCGGCTGATCGGGGTGACCCTCACACCGCAGGCCCGCAGCAGCATTGCAGCCTCCTGCCGCGGTACGCCCAGGATTGCCAACCGCCTGCTGCGCCGGGTTCGGGATGTGGCCAGCGTGCGTGGCGGTAGCGGTGGCGCCATTGATCAGGCCCTTGTTGGAGAGGCCCTGAGCCTGCACCGCGTTGATCATCGGGGCCTCGATGCCAGCGATCGGCGTTTGCTGCAGTTGCTGATCGATCACCATGGTGGTGGCCCGGTGGGTCTGGAGACTCTGGCGGCGGCCCTTGGCGACGACCCCGTCACCCTGGAGACCGTGGTGGAACCGTTTTTGCTGCAACAGGGGTTGCTGATGCGCACCCCCCGCGGTCGGATGGTCACGGACGCGGCCCGCAGCCATCTGGCGGAGGCGGCATGA
- a CDS encoding DUF3188 domain-containing protein — MNQRRAVIWVSLGAPFLILLALLATNQRQGKDRVQVLPAVLVGSGLIISSALGRQRRRARLLADLQRARTPGSNP; from the coding sequence ATGAACCAACGTCGTGCGGTGATTTGGGTTTCCCTCGGGGCTCCGTTCCTGATCTTGCTCGCGTTGTTGGCCACAAACCAGCGCCAGGGCAAGGACCGGGTGCAGGTGCTGCCTGCCGTGCTTGTGGGTTCGGGTCTGATCATCAGCAGCGCTCTCGGTCGGCAGCGCCGCCGCGCCAGGCTGTTGGCCGATCTTCAACGGGCGCGCACCCCCGGCAGCAACCCATGA
- the thiC gene encoding phosphomethylpyrimidine synthase ThiC, whose product MRASWVESRKGQANVSQMHYARQGVVTEEMAHVAKRENLPESLVMEEVARGRMIIPANINHTNLEPMAIGIASKCKVNANIGASPNASDAAEEVKKLKLAVKYGADTVMDLSTGGVNLDEVRTAIIGASPVPIGTVPVYQALESVHGSIEKLDEDDFLHIIEKHCQQGVDYQTIHAGLLIEHLPKVKGRITGIVSRGGGILAQWMLYHHRQNPLYTRFDDICEIFKRYDCTFSLGDSLRPGCQHDASDAAQLAELHTLGELTRRAWKHDVQVMVEGPGHVPLDQIEFNVKKQMEECSEAPFYVLGPLVTDIAPGYDHITSAIGAAMAGWHGTAMLCYVTPKEHLGLPNAEDVREGLIAYKIAAHAADIARHRPGARDRDDELSRARYNFDWNKQFELSLDPERAKEYHDETLPADIYKQAEFCSMCGPKHCPMQTKITDEDLEGLEKVLETKSGAAELTPVKLDKAD is encoded by the coding sequence ATGCGCGCTTCCTGGGTTGAGTCCCGTAAGGGTCAGGCCAACGTCTCTCAGATGCATTACGCCCGACAGGGCGTGGTGACCGAAGAAATGGCCCATGTGGCGAAGCGGGAGAACCTGCCCGAGTCGCTGGTGATGGAAGAAGTGGCCCGGGGGCGGATGATCATCCCGGCCAACATCAACCACACCAATCTGGAGCCGATGGCGATCGGCATCGCCAGCAAGTGCAAGGTGAACGCCAACATCGGCGCATCGCCGAATGCGTCTGACGCCGCTGAGGAGGTGAAAAAGCTCAAGCTGGCGGTGAAGTACGGCGCCGACACCGTGATGGATCTTTCCACCGGCGGCGTCAACCTCGATGAGGTGCGCACCGCGATCATCGGTGCATCCCCCGTGCCGATCGGCACCGTGCCCGTTTATCAGGCTCTTGAGAGCGTCCACGGATCGATCGAGAAGCTCGATGAGGACGATTTCCTCCACATCATCGAGAAGCACTGTCAGCAGGGCGTCGACTACCAGACCATCCACGCTGGCCTGCTGATTGAGCACCTTCCCAAGGTGAAGGGCCGCATCACCGGCATCGTCAGCCGCGGCGGCGGGATCCTGGCTCAATGGATGCTGTATCACCACCGTCAGAACCCGCTTTACACGCGGTTTGACGACATCTGCGAGATCTTTAAGCGCTACGACTGCACTTTCTCCCTTGGCGACTCGCTGCGCCCCGGTTGCCAGCACGATGCGTCGGATGCTGCTCAACTGGCTGAATTACACACCCTCGGTGAACTGACCCGTCGCGCCTGGAAGCACGACGTGCAGGTGATGGTGGAGGGTCCCGGCCACGTTCCCCTCGATCAGATCGAGTTCAACGTGAAGAAGCAGATGGAGGAGTGCAGCGAAGCGCCCTTCTATGTGCTCGGTCCCCTGGTTACAGACATTGCCCCTGGTTATGACCACATCACCTCAGCGATCGGTGCGGCCATGGCTGGTTGGCATGGCACGGCGATGCTCTGTTACGTGACGCCGAAGGAGCACCTCGGTCTACCCAACGCTGAGGATGTGCGCGAAGGCCTGATCGCTTATAAGATCGCTGCCCATGCGGCAGACATCGCCCGTCATCGCCCCGGCGCCCGTGACCGTGACGACGAGCTCAGCCGCGCCCGCTACAACTTCGACTGGAACAAGCAGTTCGAGCTGTCCTTGGATCCTGAGCGGGCCAAGGAGTATCACGACGAAACCCTGCCGGCTGACATCTACAAGCAGGCTGAGTTCTGCTCTATGTGCGGACCGAAGCACTGCCCGATGCAGACCAAGATTACCGATGAGGACCTCGAAGGTCTGGAGAAGGTGCTGGAGACCAAGTCGGGTGCTGCAGAGCTGACTCCGGTCAAGCTCGACAAGGCTGATTGA
- the psaC gene encoding photosystem I iron-sulfur center protein PsaC: MSHAVKIYDTCIGCTQCVRACPLDVLEMVPWDGCKAGQIASSPRTEDCVGCKRCETACPTDFLSIRVYLGDETTRSMGLAY; the protein is encoded by the coding sequence ATGTCCCACGCCGTCAAGATCTACGACACCTGCATCGGCTGCACCCAGTGCGTGCGTGCCTGCCCTCTCGACGTGCTTGAGATGGTGCCCTGGGACGGCTGCAAGGCCGGCCAGATTGCTTCGTCCCCTCGCACTGAGGATTGCGTGGGTTGCAAGCGCTGTGAAACCGCCTGCCCCACCGACTTCCTCAGCATTCGCGTTTACCTGGGCGATGAGACCACCCGTTCCATGGGTCTGGCCTACTGA